One window of the Macaca thibetana thibetana isolate TM-01 chromosome 1, ASM2454274v1, whole genome shotgun sequence genome contains the following:
- the LEFTY2 gene encoding left-right determination factor 2 isoform X2 → MRPLWLCWALWVLPLAGPGVAMTGEQLLGSLLQQLQLSEVPVPDRVDMEELVIPAHVRAQYVALLRRSHGDRSRGKRFSHSFREVAGRFLASEATLHRHGRLSPRSARARVTVEWLRVRDDGSNRTSLIDSRLVSVHESGWKVFDVTEAVNFWQQLSRPRPPLLLQVSVQREHLGPLASGAHKLVRFASQGAPAGLGEPQLELHTLDLRDYGAQGDCDPEAPVTEGTRCCRQEMYIDLQGMKWADNWVLEPPGFLAYECVGTCQQPPEALAVKWPFLGPRQCIASETASLPMIVSIKEGGRTRPQVVSLPNMRVQKCSCASDGALVPRRLQP, encoded by the exons ATGCGgcccctgtggctctgctggGCACTCTGGGTGCTGCCCCTGGCCGGCCCGGGGGTGGCCATGACTGGGGAGCAGCTCCTGGGCAGCCTGCTGCAGCAGCTGCAGCTCAGCGAGGTGCCTGTACCTGACAGGGTGGACATGGAGGAGCTGGTCATCCCCGCCCACGTGAGGGCCCAGTATGTGGCCCTGCTGCGGCGCAGCCATGGGGACCGCTCCCGCGGGAAGAGGTTCAGCCACAGCTTCCGAG AGGTGGCCGGCAGGTTCCTGGCGTCGGAG GCCACGCTGCACAGGCACGGGCGGCTATCCCCGCGCAGCGCCCGGGCCCGGGTGACCGTCGAGTGGCTGCGCGTCCGCGACGACGGCTCCAACCGCACTTCTCTCATCGACTCCAG GCTGGTGTCCGTCCACGAGAGCGGCTGGAAGGTCTTCGACGTGACTGAGGCCGTGAACTTCTGGCAGCAGCTAAGCCGGCCCCGGCCTCCTCTGCTGCTACAAGTGTCGGTGCAGAGGGAGCACCTGGGCCCGCTGGCGTCCGGCGCCCACAAGTTGGTCCGCTTTGCCTCGCAGGGGGCGCCGGCCGGGCTTGGGGAGCCCCAGCTGGAACTGCACACGCTGGACCTCAGGGACTATGG AGCTCAGGGCGACTGTGACCCTGAAGCACCAGTGACCGAGGGCACCCGTTGCTGCCGCCAGGAGATGTACATTGACCTGCAGGGGATGAAGTGGGCCGATAACTGGGTGCTGGAGCCCCCGGGCTTCCTGGCTTATGAGTGTGTGGGCACCTGCCAGCAGCCCCCGGAGGCCCTGGCCGTCAAGTGGCCATTTCTGGGGCCGCGACAGTGCATCGCCTCGGAGACTGCCTCGCTGCCCATGATCGTCAGCAtcaaggagggaggcaggaccaGGCCCCAAGTGGTCAGCCTGCCTAACATGAGGGTGCAGAAGTGCAGCTGTGCCTCGGATGGGGCGCTCGTGCCAAGGAGACTCCAGCCATAG
- the LEFTY2 gene encoding left-right determination factor 2 isoform X1: protein MRPLWLCWALWVLPLAGPGVAMTGEQLLGSLLQQLQLSEVPVPDRVDMEELVIPAHVRAQYVALLRRSHGDRSRGKRFSHSFREVAGRFLASEASTHLLVFGMEQRLPPNSELVQAVLRLFQEPVPKATLHRHGRLSPRSARARVTVEWLRVRDDGSNRTSLIDSRLVSVHESGWKVFDVTEAVNFWQQLSRPRPPLLLQVSVQREHLGPLASGAHKLVRFASQGAPAGLGEPQLELHTLDLRDYGAQGDCDPEAPVTEGTRCCRQEMYIDLQGMKWADNWVLEPPGFLAYECVGTCQQPPEALAVKWPFLGPRQCIASETASLPMIVSIKEGGRTRPQVVSLPNMRVQKCSCASDGALVPRRLQP, encoded by the exons ATGCGgcccctgtggctctgctggGCACTCTGGGTGCTGCCCCTGGCCGGCCCGGGGGTGGCCATGACTGGGGAGCAGCTCCTGGGCAGCCTGCTGCAGCAGCTGCAGCTCAGCGAGGTGCCTGTACCTGACAGGGTGGACATGGAGGAGCTGGTCATCCCCGCCCACGTGAGGGCCCAGTATGTGGCCCTGCTGCGGCGCAGCCATGGGGACCGCTCCCGCGGGAAGAGGTTCAGCCACAGCTTCCGAG AGGTGGCCGGCAGGTTCCTGGCGTCGGAGGCCAGCACCCACCTGCTGGTGTTCGGCATGGAGCAGCGGCTGCCGCCCAACAGCGAGCTGGTGCAGGCCGTACTGCGGCTCTTCCAGGAGCCGGTCCCCAAGGCCACGCTGCACAGGCACGGGCGGCTATCCCCGCGCAGCGCCCGGGCCCGGGTGACCGTCGAGTGGCTGCGCGTCCGCGACGACGGCTCCAACCGCACTTCTCTCATCGACTCCAG GCTGGTGTCCGTCCACGAGAGCGGCTGGAAGGTCTTCGACGTGACTGAGGCCGTGAACTTCTGGCAGCAGCTAAGCCGGCCCCGGCCTCCTCTGCTGCTACAAGTGTCGGTGCAGAGGGAGCACCTGGGCCCGCTGGCGTCCGGCGCCCACAAGTTGGTCCGCTTTGCCTCGCAGGGGGCGCCGGCCGGGCTTGGGGAGCCCCAGCTGGAACTGCACACGCTGGACCTCAGGGACTATGG AGCTCAGGGCGACTGTGACCCTGAAGCACCAGTGACCGAGGGCACCCGTTGCTGCCGCCAGGAGATGTACATTGACCTGCAGGGGATGAAGTGGGCCGATAACTGGGTGCTGGAGCCCCCGGGCTTCCTGGCTTATGAGTGTGTGGGCACCTGCCAGCAGCCCCCGGAGGCCCTGGCCGTCAAGTGGCCATTTCTGGGGCCGCGACAGTGCATCGCCTCGGAGACTGCCTCGCTGCCCATGATCGTCAGCAtcaaggagggaggcaggaccaGGCCCCAAGTGGTCAGCCTGCCTAACATGAGGGTGCAGAAGTGCAGCTGTGCCTCGGATGGGGCGCTCGTGCCAAGGAGACTCCAGCCATAG